Proteins from a single region of Trichoplusia ni isolate ovarian cell line Hi5 chromosome 3, tn1, whole genome shotgun sequence:
- the LOC113492254 gene encoding transferrin-like, with product MGFQELFLVFLVVGAASAQNFKVCGTTSLPSSLCQSIGKDDSQASCEIVESRLDCAVRLARGAADIGYFTEEETLLLTQQQPNDIQVIGSVRDINKLDPYSFETVAVVPSNLTNGFEGLRGGVYCHPGLDQTELRWSPRVLKTLEELVARTDRCPDTETAGKTADELEIDTLSKFFSAACRPGVWSNNATVDADLKSRYPSLCSLCGPDSGCSQYTINMGVSIAGVRNENRHIQALECLRTNSDKAAVAYVAWQHAKEYFTIRNPGDSNSYSILCPNGSLVALNDGVLNSATSPCAFVRQPWGALVASTASATNLLNNLKTWWATGSDPGANTWQSIMYQVLIPITNTRVVFQDSPISISNYTNPIRTISNVDSTASCLPARRWCTLSTAEQAKCSWVRSAAYTLGIQPPISCQQRASQLECLSDIRDNRADFVSLPSNYGYLARQHYRLTPVKLVQNSQSAASRIAAFVKPSAATTGNITRFENLRGKKACFPEFSGLAYMSFVRVGQDRGILSDTECDYAKAVGEFFDGACAPGAIDASHALSNTSSFDSSVLCSVCQPRIPALGNFSNNICSYDYSNKFFGNNGSLACLIETDADIAVLNIANIASNIKALGYQENQFRALCRNNSLAQEPGINIDDGCLLSYVVDAEVVTRRNDPLFNSLNVLLDSLGNYFGYTAASGNQLINLEIFSPFDGVSDLLFKDSTIGLTEPTSRSSHEPARNYIDLVRHLQACTGTAPPIPGLASRSLFSIITLITMALLTRFVIY from the exons ATGGGTTTCCAGGagttgtttttagtatttttagtgGTCGGGGCGGCGTCCGCGCAAAATT TCAAAGTTTGTGGCACCACGTCACTACCTTCCTCTCTCTGTCAGAGTATCGGCAAAGATGACAGTCAGGCATCTTGTGAAATTGTCGAGTCCAG ATTGGACTGCGCCGTCCGCCTGGCTCGGGGCGCCGCTGACATCGGCTACTTCACCGAAGAGGAGACCTTACTCCTAACACAGCAACAGCCCAATGACATCCAGGTTATTGGATCCGTCAGGGACATTAACAAGCTTG ACCCCTACTCCTTCGAGACTGTAGCTGTGGTACCTTCAAACCTCACCAATGGCTTTGAGGGTCTCCGTGGCGGAGTGTACTGCCACCCTGGTCTCGACCAAACCGAGCTCCGGTGGTCTCCAAGAGTTTTGAAAACCTTGGAAGAGCTG GTCGCCCGTACAGACCGATGCCCTGATACAGAGACTGCGGGCAAGACAGCTGATGAATTAGAGATTGACACTCTCAGCAAATTCTTCTCTGCTGCCTGCAGACCAGGAGTTTGGAGCAACAACGCCACTGTGGATGCTGATCTGA AATCCCGCTACCCATCTCTCTGCTCGCTCTGCGGACCAGACTCCGGTTGCTCTCAGTACACCATCAACATGGGTGTCTCCATCGCTGGAGTCAGGAACGAGAACCGTCACATCCAGGCTCTGGAGTGCCTGAGGACCAACTCTGATAAGGCTGCTGTGGCTTACGTCGCTTGGCAACACGCTAAGGAATATTTTACT ATCCGCAACCCTGGTGACTCCAACTCCTACTCCATCTTGTGCCCTAACGGTTCTCTTGTGGCCCTAAATGACGGTGTTCTGAATTCTGCCACTTCACCATGTGCCTTCGTGAGACAACCCTGGGGAGCCCTGGTAGCTTCCAC TGCCTCTGCAACCAACCTACTGAACAACCTGAAGACCTGGTGGGCCACAGGATCCGACCCCGGCGCCAACACGTGGCAGTCCATCATGTACCAGGTTCTCATCCCGATCACCAACACCAGGGTGGTGTTCCAGGACAGCCCTATCTCAATCTCCAACTATACCAACCCAa TTCGCACAATTAGCAACGTGGACTCCACCGCGTCGTGCCTGCCAGCTCGCCGCTGGTGCACTCTCTCTACCGCTGAACAAGCCAAGTGCTCCTGGGTCAGATCTGCAGCCTACACCCTGGGCATACAACCCCCCATCTCCTGCCAGCAGCGAGCCAGTCAGCTGGAGTGCCTCTCGGACATTCGGGATAACAGGGCTGATTTCGTATCCCTGCCATCAAACTATGGATACTTGGCTAGACA ACACTACCGTTTGACCCCGGTGAAGCTGGTCCAGAACTCTCAGTCTGCCGCCTCCCGTATCGCTGCCTTTGTGAAGCCATCAGCCGCTACTACTGGCAATATCACTCGTTTCGAGAACCTCAGAGGGAAGAAGGCTTGTTTCCCAGAATTCAGTGGACTTG CTTACATGTCCTTCGTCCGAGTTGGACAAGACAGGGGCATCTTATCTGACACGGAATGTGATTACGCGAAGGCTGTTGGAGAATTCTTCGACGGCGCCTGCGCCCCTGGCGCTATTGACGCCTCTCATGCTTTGTCTAACACTTCT AGTTTTGATTCATCTGTCCTGTGCTCAGTTTGCCAGCCAAGGATCCCAGCGTTGGGCAACTTCTCAAACA ACATTTGCTCATACGACTACAGCAACAAGTTCTTCGGTAACAACGGATCTCTCGCCTGTCTTATTGAAACTGACGCCGATATTGCTGTTCTGAACATTGCTAATATTGCCA GTAACATCAAAGCTTTAGGTTACCAAGAGAACCAGTTCAGAGCTCTTTGTCGTAACAATTCCCTTGCTCAAGAACCTGGTATTAACATCGACGATGGTTGTCTGTTGTCCTACGTGGTTGACGCTGAGGTTGTCACAAGAAG gaACGACCCTCTCTTCAACAGCCTTAACGTGCTTCTGGACTCCCTGGGCAACTACTTCGGATACACCGCTGCGTCTGGCAACCAGCTCATCAACTTAGAAATATTCTCGCCTTTCGACGGAGTCAGCGACTTGTTATTCAAAGATTCCACAATCGGTCTCACAGAACCAACTAGCAGATCATCTCACGAACCAGCGAGGAACTACATCGACTTAGTGAGACATTTGCAGGCCTGCACGGGAACCGCGCCCCCGATTCCCGGATTGGCCAGCCGCAGTCTGTTTTCGATCATCACTTTAATCACAATGGCGCTTCTTACAAGATTCGTCATTTActaa
- the LOC113492284 gene encoding cysteine-rich protamine-like — protein MAKCRRRRKMCNTRCRTKKGRFKRCGKCDRRYIVPQPCCKKRRRSCPRPRRKRCRPKRPSCRRPSRKRFTYRCRSKCGTFKRCRRCDRRYPIRRRRSCS, from the exons ATGGCCAAATGTCGGCGAAGGCGGAA aatgtgCAATAc TCGATGCCGCACCAAAAAGGGCAGGTTTAAGCGGTGCGGGAAATGTGACCGTCGCTACATTGTGCCCCAGCCGTGCTGCAAGAAGCGACGTCGCAGCTGCCCGCGGCCGCGCCGCAAGCGCTGCCGCCCGAAGAGACCCTCGTGCAGGAGACCCTCGCG CAAGAGGTTTACTTACCGTTGCCGCTCCAAGTGCGGCACGTTTAAGCGTTGCCGCCGCTGCGACCGCCGCTATCCGATCCGAAGGCGGCGCTCCTGCTCCTGA